One genomic window of Vespula pensylvanica isolate Volc-1 chromosome 12, ASM1446617v1, whole genome shotgun sequence includes the following:
- the LOC122633643 gene encoding pancreatic triacylglycerol lipase-like, which translates to MLLYIVLTIALNNVLIVNCNCLNNRTNSLNESLSNFTYTWINETHANFVDSTSNNKEVDCFGLGKTVATALSWFFSDKATGSKMLDVQFLLSSRNQPNRVQVYIGKQFGLEWTDFKIERKTIIIVHGFLSHSNEKWISEMEKAFLKWNDVNVIVVDWSAGGNTWNYYKAAINTRTVGYQISRFLEHITNATTVASDWGTIHLIGHSLGAHICGFAAKEFKKKQSNWIIHRITGLDPAQPCFRNTDSSIHLDKTDAPFVDIIHTNGKLHSSLGLGLPEPIGHVDFYPNGGQSQPGCFESNRTYFGYLPIPQTFIQQAICSHGRSYIYLTESLLLTAVNNCSFWSHYWDLTYRNIKQIISKPCNKDVCIEMGIKAENYPHRGTFFLVTSDSSPYCVNETELSKEVKKQLKIDYINELED; encoded by the exons atgttattatatatagtattgaCAATTGcattaaataatgttttaatcgTAAATTGCAATTGCTTGAACAATAGAACAAATTCGTTAAATGAaagtttatcaaattttacttACACGTGGATAAATGAAACTCATGCTAATTTTGTAGATTCTACATCTAATAACAAAGAAGTAGATTGTTTTGGTTTAGGAAAAACAGTTGCTACTGCTTTATCATGGTTTTTTTCTGATAAAGCTACTGGATCAAAGATGTTAGAtgttcaatttcttttatcttcgagAAATCAGCCAAACAGAGTACAAGTGTATATTGGTAAACAGTTTGGTTTAGAATGGACAGATTTTAAAATAGAACGTAAAACTATTATAATAGTACATGGATTTTTATCTCACAGCAATGAGAAATGGATCAGTGAAATGGAAAAGGCATTTCTTAAATGG aatgaTGTTAATGTAATAGTCGTGGATTGGAGTGCAGGAGGTAATACATGGAATTATTATAAAGCTGCCATTAATACTAGAACAGTTGGATATCAAATTTCAag ATTTTTAGAACATATTACAAATGCAACAACAGTTGCATCTGATTGGGGTACTATACATTTAATTGGCCATAGTCTTGGAGCACATATTTGTGGCTTTGCTGCAaaagaatttaagaaaaaacaaagtaattgGATCATACATAGAATTACTGGTCTAGATCCAGCACAACCATGTTTCAGAAATACAGATTCTTCCATTCATTTAGATAAAACAGATGCACCATTTGTTGATATAATTCATACTAATGGAAAATTGCACTCTAGTCTTGGCTTAGGTTTACCAGAGCCTATTG GTCATGTAGATTTCTATCCTAATGGTGGACAAAGTCAACCAGGTTGTTTTGAATCCAACAGAACATACTTTGGCTATTTACCTATTCCTCAAACAT ttATTCAACAAGCGATATGCAGTCACGGTCGTTCTTACATATATCTTACTGAATCTCTGTTATTAACTGCTGTGAATAATTGTAGTTTCTGGTCACATTATTGGGATTTgacatatagaaatataaaacaaataatatctaaacCATGTAACAAAGATGTTTGCATTGAAATGGGAATTAAAGCAGAGAATTATCCTCATCGTGGAACTTTTTTTCTAGTTACTTCAGATAGTTCACCATATTGTG TTAATGAAACAGAATTAtcaaaagaagtaaagaaacagttgaaaatcgattatattaatgaacttgaggattaa
- the LOC122633644 gene encoding popeye domain-containing protein 3-like isoform X2 — protein sequence MSPGLGHDPLPSYNVTAIGFMLLSGWAWHVICAPDIFSWNFTFLLLNIGQLVYIVYQMRPVRFDPELEEVYHTLFYPFKVSRAQFKRLVSPELATVMSLHTGEAYAMQNLTKTDRLGLLLSGRVNVLSDTNFLHPILPCEFLDSPEFESSRASRDDKFKVSIVAANSCRYVYWQRSALEYLLVKEAYLATVLTTLVARDIATKLYAMNNKIVTEKGSHLDIRLPTINAGIGLSGDHRSPRTNRQTLIHRKDTSLTSNNVAGAKPKERMTNNLTKKGAPNMEPLPELPSCDDLASSGVESWLDSSSKYHSCEIVDEE from the exons ATGAGCCCAGGATTGGGTCACGATCCTTTGCCTTCGTATAACGTCACAGCGATAG gTTTCATGTTATTGTCCGGATGGGCATGGCACGTGATCTGTGCACCAGATATCTTTTCCTGGAACTTTACCTTCTTATTGTTGAATATTGGACAGTTggtttatatcgtttatcagATGAGACCTGTCAGATTCGATCCTGAATTGGAAGAAGTCTATCACACACTTTTCTATCCGTTTAAA GTATCAAGGGCGCAATTTAAAAGACTAGTATCTCCAGAGCTCGCAACAGTGATGTCCCTTCATACTGGCGAAGCATATGCAATGCAAAACTTAACTAAAACGGACAGGCTGGGTCTATTGCTCAGTGGTAGGGTCAACGTTCTTAGTGACACCAACTTTTTACATCCGATTCTACCCTGTGAATTCTTAGACTCGCCAGAATTCGAGAGTTCTAGAGCATCCAGAGATGATAAATTTAAG GTCTCGATAGTTGCAGCTAATTCTTGTAGATACGTTTATTGGCAAAGATCGGCCTTAGAATATCTCCTTGTTAAAGAAGCTTATCTCGCAACGGTCTTAACGACTTTAGTTGCAAGAGACATTGCaacaaaattatatgcaaTGAACAATAAG ATAGTTACAGAAAAAGGCTCGCATTTGGATATTCGATTACCTACTATTAACGCTGGAATAGGACTCAGTGGTGATCATAGAAGTCCTCGAACAAATAGACAAACTTTGATACATAGAAAAGATACCAGCCTTACGTCCAACAATg TGGCTGGTGCTaaaccaaaagaaagaatgacgAACAATTTAACTAAAAAGGGTGCGCCTAACATGGAACCCCTGCCGGAATTACCGTCCTGCGATGATCTCGCTTCGAGTGGTGTAGAAAGTTGGTTGGATTCGTCCAGCAAATATCATAGTTGTGAAATTGTTGATGAGGAGTGA
- the LOC122633642 gene encoding exosome component 10: METTENWDDNNEIFIIDNERKKKENIEDKQVIAGFATFDDYLKEVFDAIREGIKAANNLPTGENFNYYECFPSFNKARKEDSERLLKMMQKIIKLSGVSGNIERRDIEEKFELLLEANDVFLDKAGLCMDEECGILKNPEIELVVSQTKKDVTGSWNLISSTNSKRLSDKSKTAQAVRLLTARNIQRPQLTFKDKIDNSLKPWEPKIKDKPNSLKPLAIYLEETEDGEVFCHPYEFELNKFQPPENQLQKEEPVKYKELHETPLIMINKPEDIKILLNDLKKYQEIAVDLEHHSYRSFQGITCLMQISTSDTDYIIDTLTLRSELHELNEIFTKSTILKVFHGAEFDIQWLQRDLSIYVVNMFDTHQAAKQLNLPYLSLAYLLKRFCNVDPNKHFQLADWRIRPLPDELLKYAREDTHYLLHIKDILRNTLIDSSNGKTNILKAVYDRSTEICKLTYIKPIWTEESYTDMYRKSQKLFNNKQIYALKELHKWRDMTAREEDDSTGYVLPNHMLLNIAETLPREMQGILACCNPIPPLLRQNLLKLHKIILKARDQSSIKPVKENDIRQRFVRENHAINSEAWAYSPHDIPSGTEVRTDLPCLLDESNQLEIEVPNCNINVKHNITVFDSPNSSEGEQSTSNEMEQNRKKKFIFISPFERYKRAMPVVAEQEKQDRQKQDEEEEKRLNKLKIKDASSSIFKTGQKSLSDQTTSDQSSSLKKKQNFSIPLKQMPGRKRKRDSSVKDSSDERSDSNLSTPIPSLNKKIMQGVNKELLTTKDTTNEQNKQLTVQTVSYDQNLAVKPLRERKKGEKKANAKELRQKGMLPVETFDYKSVDFNNTFQGGSITNDGANQANFVEPKELYRSIKRCNEESIIFTVYVYMVLSCFMMMMICLNS, encoded by the exons ATGGAAACAACAGAAAATTGGgatgataataatgagatatttataattgacaatgaaagaaaaaaaaaagaaaatatcgaagataaacAAGTTATAGCAGGTTTTGCTACGTTCGATGATTATCTTAAGGAAGTGTTTGATGCTATTAGAGAAGGAATCAAAGCAGCAAATAATTTACCCACTGGagagaattttaattactatGAATGTTTTCCAAGTTTTAATAAAGCAAGAAAGGAAGATTCGGAGAGGCTATTAAAAATGatgcaaaaaataattaaactatCAGGAGTGAGCGGTAATATAGAAAGACGCGATATAGAAGAGAAGTTTGAACTTTTATTGGAAGCAAATGATGTGTTTCTAGATAAGGCAGGTTTATGTATGGATGAAGAATGTGGCATTTTAAAAAATCCTGAAATAGAATTAGTTGTATCACAAACTAAGAAGGATGTTACTGGTAGTTGGAATCTAATATCATCTACAAACAGCAAACGATTATCGGACAAGTCTAAAACTGCACAAGCAGTGCGTCTCTTGACTGCACGAAATATACAAAGACCACAATTAACTTTCAAGGACAAAATTGATAACAGTTTAAAACCTTGGGAACctaaaattaaagataagcCAAATTCTTTAAAACCATTAGCTATTTATTTAGAAGAAACTGAAGATGGAGAAGTATTTTGTCATCCTTATGAATTTGAACTGAATAAGTTCCAACCTCCAGAAAATcaattacaaaaagaagaacctgttaaatataaagaattacaTGAAACTccattaataatgataaataaaccagaagatatcaaaattttattaaatgatttaaaaaaatatcaagagaTTGCTGTGGATTTGGAACATCATTCTTATAGAAGTTTTCAAGGTATAACTTGTTTGATGCAAATATCAACTAGTGATACTGATTACATAATTGATACATTAACATTAAGATCAGAATTACATGAgctgaatgaaatttttacgaaatctACTATTCTAAAAGTGTTCCACGGAGCAGAATTTGATATTCAATGGCTTCAAAGagatctatctatatatgtagtaaACATGTTTGATACTCATCAAGCTGCTAAGCAACTAAATTTACCATATTTAAGTTTAGCTTATCTTTTGAAACGATTTTGTAACGTAGATCCAAACAAACATTTTCAACTAGCTGATTGGCGTATAAGACCTTTACCTGATGAACTTTTAAAATATGCAAGAGAAGATACACATTATTTATTGcatattaaagatattttaaggAATACATTAATTGATTCTTCAAATGGAAAGACTAACATTTTAAAAGCTGTATATGATAGAAGTACAGAGATATGTAAATTAACTTATATAAAGCCAATATGGACAGAAGAAAGTTATACGGATATGTATAGGAAAagtcaaaaattatttaataataaacaaatttatgcTTTGAAAGAATTACATAAATGGAGAGACATGACAGCTAGAGAAGAAGACGATAGCACTGGTTATGTTTTACCAAATCATATGCTCTTAAACATAGCCGAGACATTACCACGTGAAATGCAAGGTATTTTAGCTTGCTGTAATCCAATTCCACCATTGCTTCGTCAAAATCTATTAAAACTTCATAAGATCATACTTAAAGCACGAGATCAATCTTCAATAAAAccagtaaaagaaaatgatattagaCAACGATTTGTTCGAGAAAACCATGCAATAAACTCAGAAGCTTGGGCTTATTCTCCTCATGACATACCAAGTGGTACAGAAGTTAGAACTGATTTGCCTTGTCTGTTAGATGAATCAAATCaattagaaatagaagtaccaaattgcaatattaatgtaaaacaTAACATTACAGTATTTGATAGCCCAAATTCATCTGAg ggTGAACAATCAACTTCTAATGAAATGgaacaaaatagaaagaaaaaattcatatttatcaGTCCCTTTGAAAGATACAAACGTGCAATGCCTGTGGTAGctgaacaagaaaaacaagatagGCAAAaacaagatgaagaagaagaaaaaagattaaataaattgaaaatcaaaGATGCATCTTCATCTATATTCAAGACTGGTCAGAAATCTCTTTCTGATCAAACTACATCAGATCAAAGTTCAagtcttaaaaaaaaacaaaacttcTCTATTCCACTAAAACAAATGcctggaagaaaaagaaaacgagattcATCTGTGAAAGATTCATCAGATGAAAGGTCTGATAGTAATTTGTCTACACCAATTCCAtctttaaacaaaaagataatgcAAGGTGTAAACAAAGAATTACTTACGACCAAAGATACAACGAATGAACAGAATAAACAATTAACTGTACAAACCGTTTCATATGATCAAAATTTAGCTGTTAAACCTTTAAG ggaacgtaaaaaaggagagaaaaaggcaAATGCAAAAGAATTAAGACAAAAAGGAATGCTTCCTGTAGAAACATTTGATTATAAATCTGTTGACTTTAATAACACTTTCCAAGGTGGTAGTATCACTAATGATGGAGCAAATCAAGCAAACTTTGTGGAACCAAAA gaat tATATAGATCGATCAAACGATGTAACgaagaaagtattatatttactgTTTATGTTTATATGGTATTATCTTGctttatgatgatgatgatttgTCTAAATTCATAA
- the LOC122633644 gene encoding popeye domain-containing protein 3-like isoform X1 yields the protein MSPGLGHDPLPSYNVTAIGNTALCLWQQPQHILFQLANFCFALSYSAPSSKKGILFMHSVLIVGFMLLSGWAWHVICAPDIFSWNFTFLLLNIGQLVYIVYQMRPVRFDPELEEVYHTLFYPFKVSRAQFKRLVSPELATVMSLHTGEAYAMQNLTKTDRLGLLLSGRVNVLSDTNFLHPILPCEFLDSPEFESSRASRDDKFKVSIVAANSCRYVYWQRSALEYLLVKEAYLATVLTTLVARDIATKLYAMNNKIVTEKGSHLDIRLPTINAGIGLSGDHRSPRTNRQTLIHRKDTSLTSNNVAGAKPKERMTNNLTKKGAPNMEPLPELPSCDDLASSGVESWLDSSSKYHSCEIVDEE from the exons ATGAGCCCAGGATTGGGTCACGATCCTTTGCCTTCGTATAACGTCACAGCGATAG GTAATACCGCACTGTGCCTATGGCAACAGCCACAACACATATTGTTCCAATTAGCGAATTTCTGCTTTGCACTCTCTTACTCGGCACCGTCTTCGAAGAAGGGTATATTGTTTATGCACTCCGTTTTAATCGTTG gTTTCATGTTATTGTCCGGATGGGCATGGCACGTGATCTGTGCACCAGATATCTTTTCCTGGAACTTTACCTTCTTATTGTTGAATATTGGACAGTTggtttatatcgtttatcagATGAGACCTGTCAGATTCGATCCTGAATTGGAAGAAGTCTATCACACACTTTTCTATCCGTTTAAA GTATCAAGGGCGCAATTTAAAAGACTAGTATCTCCAGAGCTCGCAACAGTGATGTCCCTTCATACTGGCGAAGCATATGCAATGCAAAACTTAACTAAAACGGACAGGCTGGGTCTATTGCTCAGTGGTAGGGTCAACGTTCTTAGTGACACCAACTTTTTACATCCGATTCTACCCTGTGAATTCTTAGACTCGCCAGAATTCGAGAGTTCTAGAGCATCCAGAGATGATAAATTTAAG GTCTCGATAGTTGCAGCTAATTCTTGTAGATACGTTTATTGGCAAAGATCGGCCTTAGAATATCTCCTTGTTAAAGAAGCTTATCTCGCAACGGTCTTAACGACTTTAGTTGCAAGAGACATTGCaacaaaattatatgcaaTGAACAATAAG ATAGTTACAGAAAAAGGCTCGCATTTGGATATTCGATTACCTACTATTAACGCTGGAATAGGACTCAGTGGTGATCATAGAAGTCCTCGAACAAATAGACAAACTTTGATACATAGAAAAGATACCAGCCTTACGTCCAACAATg TGGCTGGTGCTaaaccaaaagaaagaatgacgAACAATTTAACTAAAAAGGGTGCGCCTAACATGGAACCCCTGCCGGAATTACCGTCCTGCGATGATCTCGCTTCGAGTGGTGTAGAAAGTTGGTTGGATTCGTCCAGCAAATATCATAGTTGTGAAATTGTTGATGAGGAGTGA